Part of the Nicotiana sylvestris chromosome 2, ASM39365v2, whole genome shotgun sequence genome, ccagtcccaagtcaaTTTTATAGTGCATACCTCAATTTGGTCTATTGACGAACGGAGGAAGGTGACCACGTTTTCTTTTCCGTTTATGTTCTTGGTAGCCGCTGCTAATTTGGTGAGGTCGTCTGCTAATTTGGTAGCCTTTgttttgatttggaaagtccctgtgacttgGTTGACGATGAGTTATGAGTCACATCGGAGGATGACTCGCCGTGCTCTATACTTGAGAGCTAGTTTCAGTCCTACAATTACGGCCTCACActtggcctcattgttagtcatgtaGGGACACCGTATGGACTGGCGAATGACTTTGCATGTTGGGACCTCGAGCACGAGTCCAAGTCTAGATCCTAACGTGTTGGAGGCACTATCGGTGTATAGGACCCATAGGTTGGATAACTTGGGGGAGGTACGGGCGGCTTCCTACTCGGCCTCAGATAGTATTTTGGCTCTGAAGTCGGCGACGAAGTCGGTGAGTACTTGTGACTTTATTGCTATTTGCAGCTGatatgttatatcgtgctcgctTAATTCGATGGCCCACTAGCCAATCTGCCTGACAGCTCGGGTTTATGTAGGATGCTTCGTAGGGGGAAGGTCGTGACCACCGAGatggggtggcattgaaaatagggtctcagctttcgtgaagctacgactaatgcCAGGGCCAGTTTTTCAAGGTGGGGATACCTCATTTTGGCATCGACCAGggttttgctaatgtaatagattggagattgcgtacctttgttttcaTGGACCAAGACTGCGCTTACTGCAACGTCGGATACGGCCAGGTAGATTAAGAGGCGTTCGCCTGGTTCTACCTTGGCGAGTAATGGGGAAAGGACAAGTATGCCTTTAATTCTCTTAGGGCATTAATGCATTAGGAATTCCACTGGAGTTTGTTGTCCTTTTTAAGTATGTTGAAGAATTTTTGGCATCTATCAGAGGATTGTGAGATGAACCTCAACAGGGCGGCTATACGACCAGTCAGCTTTTGCACATGTTTCATGCTAGTCAAAATTTAAGGTATTCTCTCTATAGCCTTGATTTTATCCGGATTGACATCGATGCCTCTCTAGGACACCAAAACCGAGGAAATTTTTCGAGGTCATGCTGAAATCACACTTTTCGGGGTTCAGTTTCATGTCGTATCGTCTAAGTATGTTGAAGGCTTCCCTTAGGTGGTCAATGTGGTCctcttttctttttgatttgaCTAACATGTCGTCTATATATACTTCCATCATTTTGTCGAGTTTCTCTTTGAATATCTTGGTGACCAGCCTCTAATAGGTTGCCCCTGCATTTTTCAACCTGAACAGCATGACTCTGTAGTAGTACGTCCCTTGTTGGGTGATGAAGTTGGTATTTTCTTGTTCATCCTCCTCCATGAAGATTTGGTTGTAGCCTGAGTAGGCATCCAAGAAGCTTAATAACTCGTGCCTCGTTGTTGCGTCGATGAGCTTATCGATGTGAGGCAATGGGAAGgagtctttcgggcaggctttGTTTAGGTCTATGAAGTCTACGCACATATGtcatttcccatttttctttttcaccatgaccacgTTAGCGACCCATTGGGGGTACTTTGACTCTCGAATGGAATCATTGGCGAGCAATCTTCTACCTCTTCGCGGATGGCCTCGTTAATTGCAGCATTGAACTTTCTTCTAATTTGTCGTACCGGTGGGTAGAGTGGATCGACATTCAGCTTGTGTGTTGCAATGTCTTTCGGGATACTtggcatatctgcatgggagaAAGCAAACAGATCGGCGTTGTCAGTTAAAAATTTATGGAATTTACCTGGTTCTGTGCGTTTGTGGCTGATGTAGGCTTTTTTGTTGTGGTTGCTTTATTTCTAGTTGGACGAGATCGATGTTTTCTACTGTTGACCCTATGGCTTCCACAATGTCGGGGTCTCTGACGACGTCTGTTTATTCGTTGGACTTGGGCCTCGACTTCGGTAATTGCTATGCTCCTAAGCCCTTCTCTCTTAACTGTTGAGTGTatgtgcaatcttgggcgatgcGGTAGCATTCTTGAGTTGTGCGCTGTTCACCGCggatgctgaatattccccatgggGTAGGGAACTTGATGACATGATATAAACTGGACGGGATGGCCCTCATGGAGTGTATCCAAGGTCTCCCTATAATGGCATTGTAGTCTATGTCTTGGTTCATGACATGGAATGTTGTTTCCAGGGTGAAGCCCCCGGCCAGAACGGGCAATGTTATCTCTCCGGAGGTTCgttcaactgcattgttaaaacttGTTAGTGTTATGCAGCGTGGtactatcttatcctcgagtctCATTTGTGTGAAAACTCTGGGGTGGATAATACACGCGCCGCTCCCGTCGTCTACCATGATTCTTTCACATCGGTATCTGAAACTTGTAAAGTAATGACAAGAGCATCGGAATGAGGAAAGGTCAAACCgtgggtatctgacttatcgaagatgtcACCATCTTCAAGGTCGTCTTCCCGTTCATGGGTGATCGACCAATTCAATTTGtgtgtggtggtgaacttcacatggttgattgtTGCTTCGTCGCCTCCGCCgatgatcatttggatggtgCAAGCGAGGTAGGGTGGCTTTGGGGGGCCTTGATGTTATTCTCGTCCACAGGCGAAATTGGCTCTCCCTCGATCGCTCATCAACTCCTTTAAATGTCCTTGGTGGAGCATGTTCACTACTTCTTGTCGTAGGGCTAtgcaatcctcggtcttgtggcCCCGTTCTTGATGGAACTTGTAGAGGGCATTCGACTTTCTGGAATTTGGGTCCGACTTCATCTTTTTTGGCCATTTCACCTTGGGAACGAGCTTCTCTAGGGCATAaactatttctgaaggagaaacacataaattgtgagcagataaaagtggaggcatacctctttcatttcggTGAGTCCCTGTCTGTGGCATGGATGGCCCATCGGCTTGGCATGGAGGTAGTGGGATGGTCGCCCTGATGTATGGTTGGTGCCTTTCCCGATTGAGGCATGAGATTGCGTGATCTCTTCGGCTGTCATTCCGACGATCTTTCCTTGGTTCCATTTGGACTGACGTTAACCGTTGAGTTGGACCATTGAGGTCATCTTCGTCTGCTCTCACCTCGGCACAGTAAGCATTGTGGATTTCTTCCCAGGTTgtgggagggtatttcatgagtctGATTAATAATTTTTTGGTCACCCTCAACCTGTTCTTGTTTAACCCGTTTTGAAAGGCCACTACTGCCATCCCCTCTGACACGTTCGGCAGGTTCATTCTTTCTCTGTTGAACTGGGCGAGGAAATTCCCGATTCCTTCACTAGGCGATTGTTTGATGGCGAATATGTCATTCACTCTGGTTTCTGCTTTCTTGGCCCCAGCATGGGCAGTGATGAACTTATCGGCCATCTCCTCGAACGTCATTATGGAACGTGCCGGTAATTGTGAGTACCATGTTAAGGTTTCACCGAACTTCTTCAACAGCACCGACAGTACCTGCTCTTTCAAgaggtcgttgccttttaccgTCGTGACGTAATGAATGATATAGTCTTTAGGGTCCATTGTGCCATggtatattttcaaatatggtgGCATTTTGAAAGTTTTGGGTATGGCATGTGGGTCTGCCTCCTCGTTGTATGGCTGTTTCACGAACTGGCCAACGTCCCGTTTTGGCAGAAGTTTCGGGGCGCCTAGTATTGTATCAACCCTTTCTTGGTGCTCGCTTATTTGGTCGCGGAGTGCTTTGTTTTCACtctccatttcttccattttcctcAGAACAGTTACGAGGGTGTCGTTACCTGCATCAACAACGGTATGAGTGTTACCTGTTGGGGGAGGAGTGTGTTGCTCGTTGATGGTTGCTGGGGTGTCAACTCGTGTGGTGCTCCTACTCGCACCTTGAGAGGGTTCGTCGAGTATAATGTTTAGGGTACTTGTCAGCCACGCCTCCAATAACTTTTTCACTGCTGGCGGCGCTTCTTCCGTCATGGACGTGGAGGCTCTCTTCTCATGTGAAGCGGTTACACTCCTGTAAGGAGGAGGTGAGTCGTTTTGCCTAGGTGAGGCGTTCGGCGTCACATTCTCCTCGTCTTCCCTGTCCACCTCGTTGATGGTGCCTAGGAGGTAAGTAGTGACACCCATCACTGCTTTCAGACTTTCCTCTCATTTTCCTGCCATAGTTAGCTTGTGTAAACAAGATAAAGGAAGCTctcgttgttgttgtttttgtagATCTAGAATAAACTAAACTTTTTAACTAGGAactccccacagacggcgccaaattgtttgaccaaagaGTTTTGGGTCCTTTTTGTTAAACCAATTTAATAAGCAAATACAGAGTGAATCCTAGTTAAATGTAATGAATCCTAGATCTAAAGTTCAACAACTTGGATGGTACGGGACCGTGTTCAAGTCAACAAATGCCAAGTTAATGCTCAAGGACCGTTaataaatatgagaatgaaaacATGCAATAAATGTGAAAAATGACATTAAAGGTAATAAGAAGGAATTTGTCACCCAAATTTTGGATGAGATAGATGATTCTTTCTTCTGACTATAGCATGTGACAGCAGACAATGGAAATGAACAAAGTGTTCTTGGATCTTGTGAATAAAAGAGGAATGTTTTGTGATGGAATCAAACATAGGAGACAAGACAAGTTTTTTGTATATTATTGATAGTCAACTCTTTACAAGATGTTCTTTCATAAAAGTCCCGGAGAGCCTTTTTGTTCCCTCTCTCCTCTTATTTATAAAGGATATTCCTAGAAAACTCTAAAAGTATAATTGGGGGAATATTCAATGGAATATTCCTATTCGTAATCATAGGAATATTCtaactgttgttgttgtttgttctcTGCTCGACATTGGCACTGGTCTCTCTCTCTGGGCTACTCCTCGCCACTGGATTGTGCCTTGTTTTGACCTCGGCCTCCGCTCGTTCGTTTGCATTCAGTAAACTCGACCTAATTTTGACTCATACAAAGGGAATATAGAAGTGTATAAATATTATATGAGAGATTGACTCCTGAACAAACTAAGAAGGAGAGTATATAATGTAAAATATAGTTTACCTGTTTTTTGATGGAAAAAAAAAAGGGTAAGAAATGGGAATATTCTAATTTCACTTATCAGATATTTTGTTCACGCATGAAATTTGGAAGAGTGGTTCATATAAGCCAATCTTTTACTAATTTCACTTCAATAGTGTCACATCTAAAAGCTATCTTCTTTTTTATATACAAATTTGTTTTTATACTTAAAATTactcattaaaaaaataaaagtaaccTATTCGTGGTAAAAGAACCCCCCCCcgccccccccctcccccccctcccccataaaaaaaaataaaaattggaggCCTAAAACACATGCTTTAGGTGCGTGCTTCACCCTAAAGCAGGACTTGCATTTGGGTTGCAGACAAGCAGACTTTTGGCAGGCCGACCGTGATGAGCAGCTCTACAAGACTTCAATGGACTTCATTGTACAAAACGCAATTCATGGGATAGAAGTTCAGGAGCGGAGCCGGAGCATATCAGCAAGTCCCTATCACAAACATCAGACAATAACCAAACACAAACAATGGCCTAAAGGAAGAGGAGCCCAGGGTGCAACTGCAAACTCCAGATGACCATGTCCATTTTGATTTCGATCAAAGGGCATTTGCTATAGGAAAAACAAGCaataaaataattaagaaaatgaGAAACGCCACAAAGGACAAAGAGAAAGTATTTCgcaaaattatcaaaatgtgGTTAAAGATTCATCATGTATTGATTTCTTTACGCCATAGCTAATCTGAGAGTAAGTACATACAGAGAAATAGTAAGTAACACGAGAAAGTAGAACAACTGTAATTTGGACAAGTATGGTATGTACATATGGTTTTTCATTTCATTCAGTTGTCTTAGTCGTCAGAAGCCTCCCATTTACAACTTTTGGCCAGAATATTCACATTGTTAGACATCAGATGACAAGCATTGTACCTCACCAaccaagaagaaaaagagaaccaGCCCCCATTTACGGCACTGCCAATCAGCTGAGCATGTTTGGATGCCCTGTCTGGAGCATTCTCTTGAGCATTTCCATCCCAAAAGCAGAATCTGATGAACTAAAAGAAGGCAATACATAACTTAGCTAGATTGGAATCATCTTTATAATTctttacacaaaaaaaaaaaaaaaaaaactttgcgTCTATGTATGCGCTTCAATTGAACTCAACTTTCCACTAGTTTATCACCAGTACACAAACTGCATCTAgcctccaaaagtacttttggcttCCCACAAGTAGCTTAAATCAAAGGCTTGATAAGATGTCACATTGTCACTATATTTTTACTAAGTCGATCTTCTAATTTCTATTTTACACAAACTTTGTTGAGGAAGGGATAACAAGACTTCTTGATTACAATGAGGACGGTTGGCAGGAGAGAATAACATACACCACAGTTTCATCAACTAGATAAGTTGTCTCTGTAATTGTGGCAAACACAAAGTCGAGGATAGTTTCAATGTAAGAGCAAAAATGTAGTAACACCATATCATACTATTCACAGGATTGAGTCAATTCAGCGATCTAGGGCCTTGTTTGGAACCTCAGTAGTCATTGATGGCTAATTTCCACATGTTTTGTGATGTAATCTGCGATCTGATTTTAGATTTCAGCAAAAAATAGCAAAAGGAACAAGTCTCTAAATAATTGGGTCCCCTAAAAAATCCAAACTTGCGGCAAGAGGAAGTAAGTCAATAAAAACTattaaataaaaagaagaaaactgAACCCTGGATGTGTTTGATTTACACAAGGCATCATAGCAAGTATTGAAGCTATGAACTGAAGCCCAAATGCTTTATATCCTAAAAGAATGTATCTTTATATGCTGATTCACTTAAGCCCCTAGAGCATAGAACTATAAACAAAACGTAGCACGATTGCCAGCCTTAAGATGTATAGGTGGATGAACAAAATATAGCACGGTTGCATATCATAAGATGCATAGATGAGAACATATGAAAAACATAATACCACAACTACAGAAGGTAAATTGAAAGCCCAAATCTGATTATGCAGTTTACCTTAATGAAAAACTGACTCATCTAAGAAGTGGCGTGATATCTATTCAAGGTAAATCTAGGAGAAGAGGAACACGAAGGTTACATGGGACAAAAGATGAGATAATTTCAACAAAACTGATATTTTCACTTTATTTTCCTCTCTACTTGGTGGGGGTGGGTGGGGTTTAAGGGGGGAACTGATGTTGAACTCATAAATCTTTGTCCCTGTGAAACTATCATATTTAAGGGGTCAGGAGATTTTTGGAGAAAAGGTCAAGGATATCGAATAAGCTGATAACCTTTTCCCAATGCCTAAAAGCAGAGTAAAGAGAAACTAGTCACAAAGGTCAATACAACAAAAGGCAAATTATAATTGATGGAAGAAATATTCATGCTGGTAATATCTGCATCATAGTCATAATTCCTATCAACGCTAATTAGAAACAAACAAATGTAAGAAAACAGAAGTGCTACAGCAGTGAACTGAACAGTGACAGCTTTATGTATAGCCCACATAATAGCTTGCACAGTGAAACTTAGCAAAAGCATTTTCCTTGACCAGcgataactaccaaaaataagtcAATGTTGATAACTCagacaaacaaagaaaattaCCTTGAGATAGTGATTTCAAAGGGAAACGAGGCACCTTCAATATTTGGTACTGAGGGAATATGGTCCTTCTTTTCATTTCCACATTTGATGATCTGAAACAGAACTTCACGAAGAGATGATTCCAGTCCTGAGCGCTGAGCATCCCTCTCCTCAGATGCACTCTCTGTTATAATAGATAGACAAAGAAGGTTATAACTCTCTTCAAAAATGTAAAAACTGGAGCATTTGTGAAACTAGAAGGCAAAGAAATAAAGACAAGATAGTACCTCCCGCGTTAACAACTTTGGGGTGATGAGACTTGCCAGAATCTGCTTTTGGATGATGAGCCACACTCAAATTTACATACCAGTGTTCCCAATAGTGACGTTCAACTTTGTTTGTGAACCATGTGGCCTGTTTGTTTCTTACTTCATAGAAGGACAAGCAGATCTGCATCATTGTGAAATTCCAATAGGAAATTCCATTAGCCACTACTAAATCCAACAGCAATTAAGTTGCAAAAAGTCTATGAGTAAGAAGGCATAACAGAAGTAATATACAGCCTGTTTTGGAAGTAAATAATACGAAATAAAAGACGCTAAGATATCATGAGAAAATCTCAGGAGGAATACGCATATTTAAAGAAAAACAGATATCAATAGCgaagtaaaaaaagaaaaaattgaaaagaatATTGAGCAAGCACACTAAATTGCCAAGACAGACAAGTTACCACCCAAACAGACAAGTTACCACAAACCTGGTGTTTCCGGTTGGGGTGCTTCTCCACCCTATCAATGAACTGGGTAATCTTCTCATCAATTTTCCTCTCAACTTCAACATCACCACACTGCACCTGCTTAATTTaacatgaaaacaagaagaaactAAAAATCATGTCAGTAAATattggcaatatcttggaatagACCCACCAGAGGAGAAAGACTTAAAACTGAAAAAACAATCACTTATTACACTGAGATCACCTCAGATTGTCACAATTCAAAGGACACCACTCTAGCTCTGACTATAACACCAACTTCTTGTCTTAGTTTAATGTGTTATAATTGACATTGTCCATATTAGCCAGTAGCTAGTTTAACTTCACTTTGAGTTTGTGTCATCTTGAATCTTACCCAATCTTTATTAACTTCTGCTTTCTTAGAAACTTATTTACATTTGATTTCAATTAATTATAGTCCCCACAGAGTTCATAAAATCTTATATGTGCAAAAAAGAATCTAATGAATAAGTGAACTAACAGAAATGGATTCACATTTCGTAGTTCGTTGATTCTTGCCTATGAAATTTTAAAAGAACAGAGTAGATGTAGTCAGAGGTGGCTTAACCCCCAAGCCACTAAAGCGGCCGCTTTAGGCCTCACAAAATTAGAGGCCCCAAAGATACTCTTTTTATATGTAATTTAAATATTAATTGTATTTATTAAATAGTGATAAGAATTTTTTTCAACCATATTTTGCTACCTTGTCACCAATCATTAATAACATAGTTTTATATTTTATGTTGTCTTTTATCGGAGTTGGTTGAATAAATTCAAATGAAAGTGAAAGACAATTAAATCCGCAGTTACTTTCTAGTTCTTCTTACTACAACTTGAATAAATTTTATTTACAACTCTAACTTTGTAAGATATTTTCTTTCAAGATCTCTGTTGGTACGCTTCAAGCTAATTAGATCATAAAAGATATATCTTCTTTTTAAATACAAATTTCtacttgattgttactttggGAGGCAATGCTATATAGTAAGTTATGCTGACGGTcatgtgaaaagaaaaaattcaaaattaaacttAATAAAATCTTATCAAAGATTAGTAATGTTTCAACAAAGATTAAAGGGGTTGGTTACACCGTCAAAATGAAATTGCATctcaaaaagtaaaaaagaaagaaaaaaacttcaacaaaaatatctaaaattattaaataagTTTAAGGCCTCTTATAACGTCTTGGCTTTAGGCCTCCAATACTATTGAGCCGCGTCTGGATGTAGTCAACATTTTTTCAGCATCAAAACATTAACTCAACCAACAGCAGTAGTCCAATGATCTGCTTTGacattccattcaaattttagggGGCAAAATTACAGaatacttcaaaataaaacattttcagaaaatagtCATAAGGAAACAAAGACAGAAATGAAAAGGCAGATATATGTAGTATTGTTAGTAGATGGCATGTCCTTTGATTATGACGAACCAACTATACTGGATTTGTTCTTTATCCTAATTAAGCATCACCAAAACTTGCAATGGAGATGCTTACAACATTTTTGCCAATTTGAATCTACAATAAGATCATAATACGTAGGGAATCTCAGGGAGGAGAGAAAAGCAAACATTTTATCGAAAACACAACAACTGAAAGAAATTGCACCGACTCAAATATCAGTATCATAAAGCAACATTTATGTGAAAAACCTATTGTACCAAGAGCATAGAAGTGGTCTATTCCTTTACAAAGTGCACAACTTCATCTGACACATCTTTGAATCAATCAAGACTCCTGGGAAATAACACATGTTCCAGATTCTTTGTTACTACCAACAATTGATCTATACACAACACTAAGGAGGACGAAGAAAGAGATAAATACATTCAACCTAGTTTTTTGAAAGTTGAGAAATTACTTACATATGTAATGTCAAAAAGTTCCAAATCAATCTCCTTTGGCTGCACCAAACCTAATGCTCTATGGAACACGATTGTATGAAAAATGCCTGCAGCCATTTTCACCTTTCTATTCTTTAGGAAGAGCTACACAAAGATCCTTAGTACAATAAAAAATCATTATGAATTCTGGGATTGCAATACGAAAATATGAAACCAATCAGAAACCGGAACCTGCCCCCCACCCCCAAATTTTGTCCACAGCATTATCTTGTAGAatgatgaacaaacgaaaaatatAAACACTCTCTTCAGTCACGTGCTAAAGTTAAACACTCAACTTCAGTCTCTAGATTTTGTACTGTTAGAGATCTTACCTAATGCAACTCGCTGTATATGATTCTAATGTATTTGTCAAATTACTCTATTTTCTATTACGCCGGTCTAGGAAACCGAAGTATTTGTATTCATAACGTTTATGATTTTCTCCCACACTATAATTTTATGACCATGTCTAGTGAATTACTGCAGTTATATGATAATTGTTCTAGAGTTATAATAGTATGCAATATTTTCCTAATTTTGTTACAATAAGAGTATCTAATAACTTTCCTTTGGTTTGATCATCAAGAGAAGTAGTTTTCTCTTCTCTCAACGCTCTTTCAGCCACAAATGAACTTCCAACTTCAACGGAAATAATCATGGCGCAATTCCAGAAATTAGGTCTAGTGACTAGGTTATATAATTCATCAGGTATACAGTAAAATTAAATAATGCGAAACAAATCTGAGGAGATCACAGATGAAACTTCTTAGTCCAACACGCCATGACATGAACTTATCGAAATTTACGCATATTAATGGCGTAATTGCAATAATATTCTTACTCGCAGACACAATAAGTTGAAAAATGACGGATTAATTGATGCATAATCAAaagaaattataaaaattacaaaacaaaGCAGCAAATTCTAGTAGCTGACTCACATCGTAGAACTTCTCGTATCTCAAATTGATCCACATCCTTCAATCGAAATCATTGCAAAGTCAAAACTATGGAGGTCGAAGTCAAAATTCACTACATAATCGATATCAGAGGAAAGCGAAAGCGTACCAGTTCTTTCAGCTGGAAAATTTCACAATTCATGATTCTTTGCCTGGAGTTTTGTGTGAAGTTGTTCGTTCCGGTGCAAGTGGCTTCCGCTTGGCAGTTGTAAGTTATTTTTGTTTATAATCCAGTACTGGCGGTTTTACCCGATTAAATTTCACTCAAGTCCCTGGTAGTTTCGACATTTGTAGTTTCACTTcctctatttatttattttttggttgGTGTCGTCTGACTCATCACATTTCTTGCTTTCTCTTATTTGCAAATCTTATGTTTTGCTTAAAGACTCGGTATATAGTCATTAAAATAAATCAAGAATCTGGACTAGCTATTGTTTGTTTATATATTATCAAGTTATTGAATTTGTTTTTGCTATTCAAGAAACAATTTTCTTATGATCTACTTGTAAATCAAacccttcaaaatcaaacaattaAATGATATcatttccaaatttcttttcaGAAGTTTTAATAGATCATAATCCTTGATTAAGATTTAGAATAAGGGAAAATTAAGATGTCAATTTGGTTGTTGAACGACGAATTAAATTTGcttatattttcttatttacaCTATCAATGAATTTTCTTAAATACATTGGTTATTCATTaagtatttattttttaattggaTAATATGGATGTTATCTATATTTGACACACTTTTataaag contains:
- the LOC104213995 gene encoding autophagy-related protein 101-like gives rise to the protein MNCEIFQLKELDVDQFEIREVLRCIFHTIVFHRALGLVQPKEIDLELFDITYVQCGDVEVERKIDEKITQFIDRVEKHPNRKHQICLSFYEVRNKQATWFTNKVERHYWEHWYVNLSVAHHPKADSGKSHHPKVVNAGESASEERDAQRSGLESSLREVLFQIIKCGNEKKDHIPSVPNIEGASFPFEITISSSSDSAFGMEMLKRMLQTGHPNMLS